The following are from one region of the Melitaea cinxia chromosome 7, ilMelCinx1.1, whole genome shotgun sequence genome:
- the LOC123654845 gene encoding zinc finger protein Elbow: MLTSSNQYLRPDYLSPLPTTLDAKKSPLALLAQTCSAIGADTPNPKLISAAEKASKKYEDKPMHVDNKPSFKPYESCLTSREKTRTPEDRASSANAQSKTPSSKGSASTTPIQARCNSNQSSSSQRTSPPAHRKTPSEKSDERTSPLHSPAQTKSNSDSSSLSSKLPYPPSSMPSSDTKEPSSFKPSVPVSSSAFLGGLPPTGFPLHMDLMASSLMAAQHHALKNGLNPYLSYARMKAPGSDLGICRDPYCTGCSLSSHLLKSAVCPAGCAQCDHAKTPFTLPAGHPAAAAYAHAQLAALAAASQLPFVCSWMAGDSAYCGKRFATSDELLQHLRSHTASGESSPSLSMLSATHPLLQRTYPTPPLSPLTPRFHPYSKPSHLVSSPPLPFPLPPHPSLAAYFPSYPLFGPRPLHP, translated from the exons ATGCTCACATCTAGTAATCAGTACCTGCGGCCGGATTATTTGTCGCCTTTACCGACAAcg CTCGACGCAAAAAAGAGCCCGCTGGCGTTACTAGCGCAGACCTGCAGTGCAATTGGTGCTGATACGCCGAACCCGAAGCTCATATCCGCTGCCGAAAAAGCGAGTAAGAAATACGAAGATAAACCGATGCATGTCGATAACAAACCAAGTTTTAAGCCTTACGAGTCGTGCCTAACTTCGAGAGAAAAGACTAGAACGCCGGAAGATCGAGCTTCATCTGCTAACGCGCAGTCTAAAACTCCGTCGTCAAAGGGTAGTGCTTCGACGACACCCATTCAAGCGCGATGCAATAGTAACCAAAGCTCGTCGTCTCAAAGAACATCGCCACCAGCGCATCGTAAAACACCCTCGGAGAAATCTGATGAAAGAACGAGTCCTTTACACTCACCGGCTCAGACCAAATCGAATTCGGATTCATCTAGCTTATCGTCCAAGTTACCATACCCTCCGAGCAGTATGCCGTCCTCAGATACCAAAGAACCTTCAAGTTTCAAACCCAGCGTACCTGTCTCTTCATCAGCTTTCCTGGGCGGACTACCACCAACTGGATTTCCTTTACATATGGACCTAATGGCGAGCAGCCTTATGGCGGCTCAACACCACGCCTTGAAAAATGGATTGAACCCGTATCTATCGTATGCGAGAATGAAAGCACCCGGTAGTGATTTGGGAATTTGTAGAGATCCTTACTGTACTGGATGTTCACTCAGCTCCCATTTGCTCAAATCCGCCGTATGTCCAGCGGGATGTGCTCAGTGCGATCACGCTAAGACACCGTTCACTCTACCAGCAGGACACCCTGCTGCAGCAGCCTATGCCCACGCTCAATTGGCCGCTTTAGCTGCAGCGTCACAGCTACCTTTCGTATGCAGCTGGATGGCCGGAGACTCGGCGTACTGCGGCAAACGGTTCGCAACATCAGATGAACTGCTTCAACATTTAAGATCACACACGGCTAGCGGTGAATCGAGTCCGAGTTTGTCAATGCTTAGTGCAACTCATCCTCTTCTCCAAAGGACGTATCCGACGCCGCCGTTGTCACCGCTAACACCGCGGTTCCATCCTTACAGCAAGCCATCACACTTGGTGTCATCTCCGCCTCTACCGTTCCCTTTGCCGCCGCATCCGTCCCTAGCGGCTTACTTTCCTTCGTACCCGTTGTTCGGACCGAGGCCGCTACACCCGTGA